Proteins from a genomic interval of Rhizoctonia solani chromosome 12, complete sequence:
- a CDS encoding DNA-directed RNA polymerases I, II, and III subunit RPABC2: MSDYGGGGDDDYDGGMNDTFDEPLPEDEDPGYDLLNGEQQGEDGQAAGTGAMDVDREPVDLGVVEQQRQPNKERITTRYLTKYERARILGTRALQISMNAPVLVPLDGESDPLQIAIKELAQKKIPLVIRRYLPDGSFEDWSVSELIVE, translated from the exons ATGTCCGACTATGGTGGAGGAGGAGATGATGATTATGATGGAGGAATGAACGA TACCTTTGACGAGCCATTGCCC gAGGACGAGGATCCCGGGTACGACCTCCTTAATGGAGaacaacaaggagaggatgGCCAGGCGGCCGGAACGGGTGCGATGGATGTAGACAGGGAACCGGTTGATCTGGGTGTAGTGGAGCAGCAACGGCAACCCAACAAAGAGCGAATTACAACAAGGTACTTGACCAAATATGAGAGGGCCAGAATTCTGGGGACAAGGGCGTTGCAGATTAG TATGAACGCCCCTGTACTCGTTCCCCTTGATGGCGAGTCGGACCCACTACAGATCGCGATTAAGGAGCTTGCGCAGAAAAAAATACCGCTCGTTATTAGGAGGTATCTTCCTGACGGAAGTTTTGAGGATTGGAGCGTATCGGAACTCATTGTTGAGTAA